A genomic region of Cydia amplana chromosome 5, ilCydAmpl1.1, whole genome shotgun sequence contains the following coding sequences:
- the LOC134648268 gene encoding uncharacterized protein LOC134648268 — MDRVTFKVNGEPCSVSSEVDSDTSVLDYVRDTLNFHGTKFMCKEGGCGACVVNVTVPDPYTGGRRTMAINSCLVSITSCQDWEIKTVEGIGDRRKGYHPVQRALAEHNGTQCGFCSPGWVMSMYSLLESNHYDLTQLQIEQSFGSNICRCTGYRPILDAFKTFAKDAPKPDHLTDIEDLKICNKSCDKPCDGKDWCLVDKDNAGTNEVKKIILKDKRTFYIVYDLKQIFEILNKEGDDYMLIGGNTGKGAYPIFAYPRVLIDISRVLELKTHVVDQNLVLGASTTLNDTISIFYEVSHQREEFSYLALLADHITLVAHIPVRNIGTIAGNLMVKHRVPVFSSDLFLLLETIGAVLVIVDKHGKVYMVTPADFLHLDMTGKLITEIRIPPYSHNYRFVSFKIMPRGESAHAQVNAAFLYEFHPDGETVRSARIVIGGISATFVHASHTEEYVVGKKIFTDEVLQGALKVLEQELKPEEIAGELKPEYRKKCALGLFYKGLLILIPENRLNPRYRSGTRRLRRTRPLSKGSQEYDTNPLIWPITEPSPKVEALIQCAGEVKYVNDLPTQPREVFCAFVTSDICTGEIEEIDPTPALKLPGVLAFFSAKDIPGPNNFLPPRVPTLIMREEIFCSGQIKYYDQPIGVIVADTDKLANRAALLVQVKYKKDTRKPVLTIAEAVKDPNRVSVYFALPARNAGTNVQRVIKDYNRILHQYHFSMETLHSVTRPSDDGLDAYISTQWADAVQSALSSALDIQSNRINLVIPRCGGAYGLKLTRPGWNATTCALVTYLTNRPCRFTMSIQSMMRVIGKRPPVTLEFEVAVDDRGEIQQLEYNLYEDLGYTFSDQFIILVSSGIKNCYENSRWSMKVFNVLTDKPTSTWFRAPGNLEAISHTEMMMEEISYVLDRDPAEVRRANLNPQYPEVEEMLDELLQEREYDRRKTEVNEFNSRNRWKKRGIRISAMSWGASINSGFQVDINILHSDGTVVVKHGAIEVGQGVNTKMIQIVAYTLNISTDFVKVKPSDSATANSYLAGTSRATSSVCVGAIKCCQVLLDRLSAIRDTLNNPTWELLVQTAFLAGINLQTSYYTTSNDLIIYRVGGVAMAEVELDILTGEQEVRRVDIIEDCGTPVNPEIDVGQIEGAFIMGMGYWTTEHLIYDENTGELLTDRTWFYDVPSGADIPLDFRVKLRKNSYNPREVLGSKAVGEPATCLSICVAFALREAIAASREETGYPRTKWFHVDGPFTLEANVLSADVRLDEFKFK, encoded by the exons ATGGATCGAGTCACATTCAAAGTTAACGGGGAGCCATGCTCAG tgaGTTCGGAGGTAGACTCAGACACGTCGGTGCTCGACTATGTGCGTGACACTCTGAACTTCCATGGCACCAAGTTCATGTGCAAGGAGGGTGGCTGTGGAGCATGCGTCGTCAACGTCACCGTGCCCGACCCCTACACTGGCGGCCGACGAACTATGGCCATCAATTCT TGTTTAGTATCAATAACGTCATGTCAAGACTGGGAGATCAAGACTGTAGAGGGGATCGGAGACCGCCGAAAAGGGTACCACCCCGTCCAACGTGCGCTAGCAGAACACAATGGCACACAGTGCGGGTTCTGCAGCCCTGGTTGGGTTATGAGTATGTACAG CTTGTTGGAGTCAAACCATTACGATCTCACCCAGTTACAGATAGAACAATCATTTGGTAGTAACATATGTCGTTGTACCGGCTATCGCCCCATTCTTGATGCGTTCAAGACCTTCGCAAAAGACGCACCGAAACCTGATCACCTCACTGATATAGAAGACCTCAAAATATGTAACAAATCTTGTGACAAACCATGCGATGGCAAAGATTGGTGTTTAGTTGACAAAGATAATGCTGGAACGAATGAAGTGAAGAAGATTATTTTGAAAGATAAACGTACATTTTATATAGTCTATGATCTCAAGCAAATTTTCGAGATTTTAAATAAAGAAGGCGATGATTATATGTTAATTGGAGGAAATACTGGGAAAG GAGCCTACCCGATATTCGCATATCCGCGTGTCCTCATAGACATAAGCAGAGTTCTGGAACTAAAGACGCACGTAGTGGATCAGAACCTGGTGCTGGGAGCTTCGACCACCCTCAATGACACGATATCGATCTTCTACGAGGTCTCTCATCAACGCGAGGAATTCAGTTATCTTGCTTTGCTTGCCGACCATATAACATTAGTGGCCCACATTCCTGttagaaat ATAGGCACCATAGCTGGCAACCTCATGGTTAAACACAGAGTACCAGTGTTCTCGTCTGACTTATTCTTACTGTTGGAGACTATTGGAGCTGTCCTTGTTATCG TTGATAAACATGGAAAGGTGTATATGGTGACCCCAGCAGACTTCCTTCACCTGGACATGACGGGCAAGCTTATAACAGAAATCAGGATACCACCGTACTCGCATAATTATCGTTTCGTTTCATTcaag ATCATGCCGCGAGGCGAGAGTGCGCATGCGCAAGTGAACGCGGCATTCCTGTACGAGTTCCACCCTGATGGCGAGACCGTGCGCTCGGCCAGGATCGTTATCGGAGGCATCTCGGCTACCTTCGTGCACGCTTCGCACACTGAGGA ATACGTGGTTGGCAAGAAAATCTTCACCGACGAGGTGCTGCAAGGAGCGCTGAAGGTATTGGAACAAGAACTGAAGCCTGAGGAAATTGCCGGAGAATTGAAACCTGAGTATAGAAAGAAGTGTGCTTTGGGACTTTTTTATAAG GGTCTTCTTATTCTAATTCCTGAGAACAGACTGAACCCTCGCTATCGCTCGGGGACGCGACGCCTTCGAAGGACGAGGCCTTTGTCCAAAGGATCCCAGGAATATGATACCAATCCCCTCATCTGGCCTATTACGGAACCTTCACCTAAG GTAGAGGCATTAATCCAATGTGCAGGGGAAGTAAAGTACGTGAACGACCTACCAACACAGCCTCGCGAGGTTTTCTGCGCTTTCGTCACCTCAGACATCTGCACCGGAGAGATCGAGGAAATTGACCCTACACCCGCGTTG aaACTACCCGGTGTCCTTGCTTTTTTCTCAGCGAAAGACATACCGGGACCGAACAATTTTCTTCCACCTCGAGTACCGACACTTATAATGAGAGAAGAAATTTTTTGCAGTGGTCAGATCAAGTATTACGACCAACCCATCGGAGTCATAGTCGCAGACACAGACAAACTAGCTAACCGGGCTGCTTTGCTTGTCCAAGTCAAATATAAGAAAGATACGAGAAAACCAGTTTTAACTATAGCAGAAGCTGTAAAAGATCctaatag GGTGTCAGTGTACTTTGCCCTACCAGCACGTAACGCTGGCACAAATGTGCAAAGAGTTATTAAAGACTATAACAGGATATTACATCAGTACCACTTCTCAATGGAGACGCTTCACAGCGTGACCAGGCCTAGTGACGATGGCCTGGACGCATACATCAGCACACAGTGGGCTGACGCCGTACAGTCCGCCCTGTCCTCCGCTCTTGACATTCAATCAAATCG AATAAACCTAGTGATACCTCGGTGCGGTGGTGCATACGGGTTGAAGTTAACTCGACCTGGCTGGAACGCGACAACTTGTGCATTGGTCACTTATCTGACGAATCGACCCTGCCGCTTTACCATGAGCATTCAGTCCATGATGAGAGTAATAGGGAAGAGGCCTCCGGTAACTCTAGAATTTGAG GTGGCCGTTGACGATAGAGGTGAGATCCAGCAGCTGGAATACAACTTGTACGAGGACCTAGGGTACACGTTCAGTGACCAGTTCATCATTTTAGTGTCGTCTGGTATTAAAAACTGCTACGAGAATTCACGCTGGTCAATGAAGGTTTTTAATGTATTGACAGATAAACCTACCTCCACGTGGTTTAGGGCACCAG GCAATTTAGAAGCAATTTCGCATACCGAAATGATGATGGAAGAAATATCCTACGTCCTAGACAGAGACCCCGCGGAGGTTCGTCGTGCCAATCTTAACCCTCAATATCCAGAAGTCGAGGAAATGCTCGACGAACTGTTGCAAGAGAGAGAATATGATAGAAGGAAAACGGAAGTCAATGAATTCAACTCCAGAAACCGTTGGAAAAAAAGAGGAATACGAATTTCCGCCATGAGTTGGGGTGCCAGCATTAATTCCGGATTTCAAgttgatataaatattttacatagtgATGGCACTGTGGTTGTAAAGCATGGTGCCATTGAGGTCGGTCAAGGTGTGAATACTAAAATGATACAAATAGTCGCATACACTTTGAATATTTCTACAGACTTTGTTAAAGTAAAACCAAGTGATTCAGCAACTGCAAATAGCTACTTAGCTGGCACGAGTAGAGCTACATCCTCGGTGTGTGTTGGTGCTATTAAATGTTGTCAGGTGTTACTTGATAGGTTATCGGCTATCAGAGACACGCTGAACAACCCTACTTGGGAATTGTTGGTTCAAACCGCATTCCTAGCGGGCATCAATCTTCAAACAAGTTATTACACGACGTCAAACGACTTGATTATCTATAGAGTGGGAGGAGTGGCTATGGCTGAGGTGGAGTTAGATATACTTACAGGAGAGCAAGAAGTTAGGAGAGTCGATATAATTGAAGATTGTGGAACACCGGTTAATCCGGAAATTGATGTTGGACAg ATCGAAGGTGCATTCATCATGGGCATGGGCTACTGGACCACAGAACACCTCATATACGACGAGAACACTGGAGAACTCCTTACGGACCGAACGTGGTTCTACGATGTGCCGAGTGGGGCCGATATACCCCTTGATTTTAGGGTCAAGCTGAGGAAAAATTCTTACAACCCCAGAGAAGTTTTGGGCAGTAAAG CGGTTGGAGAACCTGCCACGTGTTTGTCGATATGCGTGGCATTTGCTCTGAGAGAAGCTATAGCGGCATCTAGAGAGGAGACCGGATATCCCCGGACGAAGTGGTTCCATGTTG aTGGCCCGTTCACATTGGAAGCAAACGTGCTGTCAGCAGACGTGCGACTTGatgaattcaaattcaaataa